A genomic segment from Desulfuromonas thiophila encodes:
- a CDS encoding HD-GYP domain-containing protein has protein sequence MSATAFLLDFNALLSSLRLYPAEHPLNLKLLDRLWQQLHRQTNEQGPLRLALHDGALLINDELFSDHPAAKALVNLLQTNHIDGFEILASLTPDQLCHFIALFTSNQLQGDQFDQQLAAAAIHAIHSLELTGASEDGHNAPRTTYQKALSCVNHLGEQILQGGVPRSGPLRQAVDSMAQELIRAPYAFFALTLIKDFDDYTYSHSVNVAVVAMTIGQACGLSADRLQQLGVGCLMHDLGKLKIDSRILRKPGPLSIEEYAQMQRHPLLGADIAQAMDDIDPAVLAIIQGHHLHYDRHGYPKVALAADHAPLVDICTVADVYDALTTLRAYRRPSSPRQALQLLQQLAGSQLHPHYVAALVQTLGDFPVGTLVRLVNNEIGLIIDQDRLDNQRALVRILRDDEGQLLTTSYDRQIDSSEDLAGEVDPLRLGIRPADWL, from the coding sequence ATGAGCGCTACCGCTTTTTTGCTCGACTTCAACGCCCTGCTCAGCAGTCTGCGCCTCTACCCGGCCGAGCATCCGCTCAACCTGAAACTGCTCGACCGGCTGTGGCAGCAGCTGCACCGCCAGACCAATGAACAGGGACCACTGCGGCTGGCGTTGCACGATGGCGCCCTGCTGATCAACGACGAACTGTTCAGTGACCATCCCGCCGCCAAAGCCCTCGTCAACCTGTTACAAACCAATCACATCGATGGGTTTGAGATTCTTGCCAGCCTGACCCCGGATCAGCTCTGCCACTTCATCGCCCTGTTCACCAGTAACCAGCTGCAGGGCGACCAGTTCGACCAGCAGCTGGCAGCCGCCGCCATCCATGCCATTCACAGTCTGGAACTGACCGGTGCCAGCGAGGACGGGCACAATGCCCCACGGACGACCTACCAGAAAGCCCTGAGCTGTGTGAACCACCTGGGTGAGCAGATTCTGCAGGGAGGAGTGCCCCGCAGTGGTCCGCTGCGCCAGGCCGTCGACAGCATGGCGCAAGAACTGATCCGGGCACCCTACGCCTTTTTTGCCCTGACCCTAATCAAGGACTTCGACGATTATACCTACAGCCATTCGGTCAATGTCGCCGTGGTCGCCATGACCATCGGCCAGGCCTGTGGCCTTAGCGCCGACCGTCTGCAGCAACTGGGCGTCGGCTGTCTCATGCATGACCTGGGCAAGTTGAAAATCGACAGCCGGATTCTGCGTAAACCCGGGCCGCTGTCGATCGAGGAATACGCCCAGATGCAGCGCCATCCGCTGCTGGGCGCCGATATCGCCCAGGCCATGGATGACATTGATCCTGCCGTGCTCGCCATTATTCAGGGTCACCATCTGCACTACGACCGCCACGGCTACCCAAAGGTCGCACTGGCGGCAGACCATGCGCCGCTGGTGGATATCTGCACCGTGGCCGATGTCTACGATGCCCTCACCACCCTACGCGCCTACCGCCGTCCCTCCAGTCCTCGACAGGCCCTGCAACTGCTGCAACAGCTGGCCGGCAGCCAATTACATCCGCACTATGTGGCAGCTCTGGTACAAACCCTCGGCGATTTTCCCGTCGGCACGCTGGTGCGGCTGGTCAACAACGAAATCGGCCTGATCATTGATCAGGACCGCCTCGACAACCAACGGGCGCTGGTGCGGATTCTGCGGGATGACGAAGGCCAGCTGCTCACCACATCGTACGACCGGCAGATCGACAGCAGCGAAGACCTGGCTGGCGAGGTCGATCCCCTGCGTCTCGGCATTCGGCCGGCCGACTGGCTCTAG
- a CDS encoding HEAT repeat domain-containing protein yields the protein METFSDPALEQSLAALARLFKLASYYHDGHPALQQPLRQAIDLMRQLLQRQPEGLLLKVRRQGFEREGQLLRCGSTLPADLATRLFVHRVTSLIVLDDLTERQLLLLVRLLLMEPAQMTAAGGLQHQLEQHRVTGLLLNQFDLTTAARYRQQLRERQQAQGETAADSGFADGSANQAGNQAAPLPADLSRQLRLLQKLIDEDSPTSRQNFARQHALLLQAVQSLLTSHQRDQILPALQQWDFWCHNDQTGPFFRQHCLDALNRLSQLGLVNFLLDLVSHDKRQRPLTLRLIGLLGEQAGPLLWQRLIEEQDPQIRRLLSQLLSQRITEIQPLLLRHLHDERWFVVRNALVLLAESRDVRLTDDLAAQLYHSDERVVREAIRALARIRQPAACQALLRYLDTPACPQAPMALRALGSQNDPAALKRLLWQINQRDPLLRELVCCRSAIEALGEQADPAARASLQRIAGHRPWLHRNRYRQLRLAAIEALTGLRDAAVDQQLQQLSHDADRAVAEAARQVLQKPGAGR from the coding sequence ATGGAAACCTTCAGCGATCCCGCCCTGGAACAGTCCCTCGCAGCTCTGGCCCGCCTGTTCAAGCTGGCCAGCTATTATCATGACGGCCATCCCGCCCTGCAGCAGCCCCTGCGGCAGGCCATCGACCTGATGCGTCAGTTGCTGCAACGCCAGCCTGAAGGACTGCTCCTGAAGGTACGACGCCAGGGTTTCGAGCGCGAGGGCCAATTGCTGCGCTGCGGCTCCACCCTGCCGGCCGATCTGGCCACCCGATTGTTCGTTCATCGGGTCACCAGTCTGATCGTGCTCGACGATCTGACCGAGCGCCAACTCCTTCTCCTGGTGCGGCTGCTGCTGATGGAACCCGCCCAGATGACCGCTGCCGGCGGTCTGCAACACCAATTGGAGCAACACCGGGTCACCGGTCTGCTGCTCAACCAGTTCGATCTGACAACAGCGGCGCGCTACCGCCAGCAGCTCCGCGAGCGGCAGCAAGCCCAGGGCGAAACCGCCGCGGACAGCGGCTTCGCGGACGGCAGCGCCAACCAGGCCGGCAACCAGGCAGCACCCCTGCCAGCGGATCTGTCACGCCAGCTGCGGCTGTTGCAGAAGCTGATTGATGAAGACAGCCCCACCAGCCGGCAGAACTTCGCCCGGCAGCATGCGCTGCTGCTGCAGGCGGTGCAGAGCCTGCTGACCAGCCACCAGCGTGATCAAATCCTGCCGGCGCTGCAGCAATGGGATTTCTGGTGTCATAACGATCAGACCGGTCCGTTCTTCCGTCAGCACTGCCTCGATGCCCTCAACCGCCTCAGCCAGCTCGGGCTGGTGAATTTCCTGCTCGACCTGGTCAGCCACGACAAGCGGCAGCGGCCACTGACCTTGCGGCTCATCGGCCTGCTCGGCGAGCAGGCTGGCCCCCTGCTGTGGCAGCGCCTGATCGAGGAACAGGACCCCCAGATCCGGCGCCTGCTCAGTCAGCTGCTCAGTCAGCGCATCACTGAAATCCAGCCTCTCCTGCTCCGCCATCTGCATGACGAGCGCTGGTTCGTGGTGCGCAATGCCCTGGTCCTTCTGGCCGAAAGCCGGGATGTCCGCCTGACTGACGATCTGGCAGCGCAGCTCTACCACAGCGACGAGCGCGTCGTGCGCGAAGCCATCCGCGCCCTGGCCCGCATCCGCCAACCGGCCGCCTGCCAGGCGCTGCTGCGCTATCTGGATACGCCCGCCTGCCCGCAGGCCCCCATGGCCCTGCGCGCTCTTGGCAGTCAGAACGATCCCGCCGCCCTGAAACGCCTGCTGTGGCAGATCAACCAGCGTGATCCCCTGCTACGCGAATTGGTGTGCTGCCGCAGCGCCATTGAAGCCCTGGGCGAGCAGGCCGATCCGGCAGCCCGCGCCAGCCTGCAGCGCATCGCCGGCCACCGCCCCTGGCTCCATCGCAACCGCTACCGGCAGCTGCGTCTTGCCGCCATTGAGGCATTGACCGGCCTGCGGGATGCCGCTGTCGACCAGCAACTGCAGCAGCTCAGCCACGATGCCGACCGGGCCGTAGCCGAAGCCGCCCGCCAGGTATTGCAAAAACCCGGAGCCGGCCGATGA